atggcgccaccattgattccagccaatcttttattcaaaaagtcaaatggtgctccttcccttccgagccccgacgtgtgcccaaacagtggtttacccccacatatggggtatcagtgtactcaggacaaactgggcaacaattactggggtccaatttctcctgttacccttgagaaaataaaaaattgcttgctaaaacatcatttttgaggaaagtaaaatgattttttattttcacggctctgcgttgtaaacgtctgtgaagcacttgggggttcaaagtgctcaccacatatctagataagttccttggggggtctagtttccaaaatggggtcacttgtggggggtttctactgtttaggcacaccaggggctctgcaaacgcaacgtgacgcccgcagaccattccatcaaagtctgcatttcaaaacgtcactacttgacttccgagccccgacatgtgcccaaacagtggtttacccccacatatggggtatcagcgtactcaggacaaactgggcaacaattactggggtccaatttctcctgttacccttgagaaaataaaaaattgcttgctaaaacatcatttttgaggaaagaaaaatgattttttattttcacggctctgcgttgtaaacgtctgtgaagcacttgggggttcaaagtgctcaccacatatctagataagttccttggggggtctagtttccaaaatggggtcacttgtggggggtttctactgtttaggcacaccaggggctctgcaaacgcaacgtgacgcccgcagaccattccatcaaagtctgcatttcaaaacgtcactacttgacttccgagccccgacatgtgcccaaacagtggtttacccccacatatggggtatcagcgtactcaggacaaactgggcaacaattactggggtccaatttctcctgttacccttgagaaaataaaaaattgcttgctaaaacatcatttttgaggaaagaaaaatgattttttattttcacggctctgcgttgtaaacgtctgtgaagcacttgggggttcaaagtgctcaccacatatctagataagttccttggggggtctagtttccaaaatggggtcacttgtggggggtttctactgtttaggcacaccaggggctctgcaaacgcaacgtgacgcccgcagaccattccatcaaagtctgcatttcaaaagtcactacttcccttctgagccccgacgtgtgcccaaacagtggtttacccccacatatggggtatcagcgtactcaggagaaactggacaacaacttttggggtccaatttctcctgtaacccttgggaaaataaaaaattctgggctaaaaaattatttttgaggaaagaaaacgtatttattattttcactgctctgtgttataaacttctgtgaagcacttgggggttcaaagtgctcacctcacatctagataagttcctttcggggtctcgtttctaaaatggggtcacttgtggggggtttctactgtttagccacatcaggggctctgcaaacgcaacgtaacgcccgcagagcattccatcaaagtctgcatttcaaaatgtcactacttgacttccgagccccgacatgtgcccaaactgtggtttacccccacatatggggtatcagcgtactcaggagaaactgtacaacaacttttggggtcaaatttctccttttacccttgggaaaataataaattgcaggctaaaaaatcattttagagaaaataaaatttttattttattttcatggctctgcgttataaacttctgtgaagcacttggaagttcaaagtcctcaccacacatctagattagttcctttgggggtctagtttccaaaatggggtcatatgtgggggatctccaatgtttaggcacacaggggctctccaaacgtgacatggtgtccgctaatgattggagctaattttccatttaaaaagccaattggcgtgccttcccttccgagccctgccgtgcgcccaaacagtggtttacccccacatatggggtatcagcgtactcaggacaaactggacaacaacatttgcggtccaatttctcctattacccttggcaaaataggaaattccaggctaaaaatcatttttgaggaaagaaaaattattttttattttcatggctctgcattataaacttctgtgaagcacctgggggtttaaagtgctcaatatgcatctagataagttccttggggggtctagtttccaaaatggggtcacttgtgggggagctccaatgcataggcacacaggagctctctaaacgcgacatggtgtccgctaacaattggagctaattttccattcaaaaagtcaaatggcgcgccttcccttccgagccctgccgtgtgcccaaacagtggtttacccccacatatgaggtatcggcgtactcgggagaaattgcccaacaaattttaggattcattttatcctattgcccatgtgaaaatgaaaaactgaggcgaaaagaatttttttgtgaaaaaaaaagtactttttcatttttacagatcaatttgtgaagcacctgagggtttaaagtgctcaatatgcatctagataagttccttggggggtctagtttccaaaatggggtcatttgtgggggagctccaatgtttaggcacacgggggctctccaaacacgacatggtgtccgctaacgatggagataatttttcattcaaaaagtcaaatggcgctccttcccttccgaaccttaccatgtgcccaaacagtggtttacccccacatgtgaggtatcggtgtactcaggagaaattgcccaacacattttaggatccattttatcctgttacccatgtgaaaatgaaaaaaattgaggctaaaagaatttttttgtgaaaaaaaagtactttttcatttttacggatcaatttgtgaagcccccgggggttcaaagttctcactatgcatctagataagttccttggggcgtctagtttccaaaatggggtcacgtgtgggggagctccaatttttaggcacacgggggctctccaaacgtgacatggtgtccgctaaaaagtcaaatggcgctccttcccttccaagccctgccgtgcgcccaaacagtggtttacccccacatatgaggtatcagcgtactcaggacaaattggacaacaactttcgtggttcagtttctccttgtaccattgggaaaataaaaaaaatgttgctaaaagataatttttgtgactaaaaagttaaatgttcattttttccttccatgttgcttctgctgctgtgaagcacctgaagggttaaaaaacttcttgaatgtggttttgagcaccttgaggggtgcattttttagaatggtgtcacttttgggtattttcagccatatagacccctcaaactgacttcaaatgtgaggtggtccctaaaaaaaatggttttgtaaatttcgttgtaaaaatgagaaatcgctggtcaaattttaactcttataacttcctagcaaaaaaaaattttgtttccaaaattgtgctggtgtaaagtagacatgtgggaaatgttatttattaactattttgtgtcacataactctctggtttaacagaataaaaattcaaaatgtgaaaattgcgaaattttcaaaattttcgccaaatttccgtttttatcacaaataaacgcagaatttattgacctaaatttaccactaacataaagcccaatatgtcacgaaaaaacaatctcagaaccgctaggatccgttgaagcgttcctgagttattacctcataaagggacactggtcagaattgcaaaaaacggccaggtcattaaggtcaaaataggctgggtcatgaaggggttaaagtttgttgCAAGACATATTTGTGTACAAGTTTTTAGTGACAAAAATGTTTGTCATATTGTCTGTTTAATGTCGATATACTGATGTTTCAacttttttttccatgcagaacAAAAGGAAATCATGTAGAAGACAGCCAAGGACAGGGGTCAATGACAGAAGAGTCAACTTCAATAATTTCCTCTTGCAAAGACATAAAAGGTCCTGCATCAAGTGTCAGCCAAGCCGCAGTGGACTGTACACCAAACATATTCTCCCAAACCCAAGATAGACGAGGCAGCAATGTGAGGGCAATTCGTAGGCAAGCAGTTCGCAGATGTCAACAACGCACTAAAACTTTGCGACAAACTGCAGAAGCCACTGCGGTAACTCAGAAGGCTATGCAATTTCTACATCGCATGGACTCAAATGATAACTGGGACTACTTTTGTGCTTCCATTGCAGATGGTTTTCGGAAAGTGCCAGCTGAAAACCAGTGGGCATGTGCCTCTGTTATGTGCACCGTGGTGAATCTTTTCCAAAAGTACAGGCATACAATAAACTCCTGTGAAATTGCCACTGGCATAAAAGAGATCGCAGAAAGACAATTACaatcacaaataaactcaggtcAACAACAAACCAATTTCAATTATCCAGATCCAAATTTGACTGctttcactgctccccatgcttcctctttccctgctccccattcttcctctttccctgctccccatGCTTCCTCTTTGCCAGGTCCCCATTTTTCTTTTCCAGCTACCCATTCTTCCTCAACTCCAAATTCTTTTCTCCAAACTTCAACTTTGTCTTCACTTCACTCCCCCTTGTCCACTGCCTCAAGTTCCCAACCTGACTTTGTGCCCAACATTTCTAGTCCTTCTGATTCTGCCACATCCGTGACCCCTACTGATAACCTTCCTGAACCCACGCTCCATACCTTAAACTGAAGTTTTAAAAAATTTTAACATTGTTGGTTATGTTTATCTTTTTGTTATTTGTAGTTTGCTTCATGGTAACAATTTGTTAAAAGGAGCAAAAGAATAGTCTAAAATTTTGGTCTGATATCCAATATATGTAACAAACAGAAGCAGACCTAAACAATTTCTATTATTTTATACCTGTAAAAAAGTGTTAACAACATGTCTATATAGGTCAGTGTATCAAACATGGCTATTATGTATATCATAACCATGTAAAATTTATTTGTTGAAATAGTCTATGGAAACATAATGCTGATACTTTATTTCAATACCTGGCAGCGGAAGTTGCCACCCTATGAGGAAGCATTGTGGTGCCCACCCTAACTGTCGGATAAACCTGTCTGacccaaaaatgaaaaaattaccaAACAAGCACCATCACCCATTAAGTTCTTAAGTAATTAACAATGATAACATAGTCTCAGCATTATTTTCCCAAAATTAATGTTACCAGGTTATGCTATACATAAAACACATGTTTGATCCACTCACCAATATACGTATGTTAAGCGTTCTAATATAATAgcattttttaatcttttttgtttGTTACAAAGAGGCAAGTTTATTGTTATTTTTGgcaaaatatatatttaatttttcCTAGAAAAAATTTTGATAATTTGTTTCACCTTGTATTTTTACACAAAATAGATTATGGAACAAAATAGTAGCATAGGCGACTTCCGAACTGCTCAAATGGATAAAAATTGGCCTCAGAGGTGCATTCCATGAGTTAAAACCTACTACGGTTAGGCTAGTCAGATGTTCATCAGAAGTATAGTGCTGGGAGATTGCTATGCCGGTGTTCAAAATTTAGTTACAATTTTTTTGGAAAATATTTTAACCATCAACAACACCAACATGTAGTCTATGGGGGCACATGCATACTGGGTACAAAACTAACATTCAATATGATGGCAAAATGTTCAAAGGAGACAACCTTGGCCAAAGCTCAAGTACTATTTGCTTCATGGTTTGGTTCCTACATGTTTTTGTATGCTATACATATATGTAACATTATAGATCTTggtttatatttaatttttataaaaaaaaggggtatttatttattatatatatgaCACATATGTCTGCTACCACCCACTCCACTGAAAAACAGAagagacatatatatatttatattttcatagtcatgtgaagtttttttttcttttttaaatgatATTAAAAACACATTTACTGtttcaaaaatgtatttttacatctatataatcatctaagggtcacttccatctgtttgtcacggaaatcccgcgtcgctgattggtcgcagccggccggccgcgaccaatcagcgatgggcatagtccggctgcgaattggcccctccctactcccctccagtcagtgccccctccctactgccctccagttagtgcccccatagcggtttagcagtctgttaaacggactgcgttacactgcggcataacgcggtgtaacgcagtccattaacgctgctattaaccctgtgtgaccaacttttactattgatgctgcctatgcagcatcaatagtaaaaagatctaatgttaaaaataattaaaaaaaataaaaaatcattatagtctcaccttccggcgcctttcccgctcctcgcgacgctccggtcccaagaatccattgtggcaatgaccagagatgacgtagcggtctcgcgagatgatgacgtaggtgtcttgcgagaccgctacatcatcacatgttagtgccgcaatgcattcttgggactggagcgtcgcgaggagcattgctaaatgcctgggctggatccgggggccgccggaaggtgagtacataactattttttattttaattctttttttaacagggatatggtgcccacattactatatactacgtggactgtgttatatactgcatgggctgtgttatatactgcatggcctgtgttatatactacgtctctgtgctatatactatgtgggctgtccaatatactacgtggctgtgcaatatactacgtggctgtgctatatactacgtgggctgtgttatatactgcgtgggttgtgttatatactgcgtggcctgtgttatatactacgtctctgtgctatatactatgtggctgggcaatatactacgtggctgtgctatatactatgtgggctgtattgtatactacgtggctgtgttatatactacgtgggctgttttatatactatgtgggctgtgttatatactacatgggctgtgttacatactgcgtgggctgtgttactgcgtaggctgtgctatataccactatgcatattctagaatacccaatgcgttagaattgggccaccatctagtaacattACATAAACAGTATACTGtataaatataacaaaaaaatttgAACATTATTAATTTGGGTCCAGAAGATTTATATCCTTTATGTCTACTGTAAAGTGGATGCTTTCCCTACAAGCTATGCACCACCAACACAGGAGTATTGCCACGGCACCTTTGGAACTAATAAAATAATCAGAAGTCaatcccacactgtaatccatatctggggaatgtaCTGTTTACAACCTGGAGCGGCGCTAATGTGACcggcccggctgtaaactactggggaatgattgaaatgctgctgtcacaggctcagtaactagctgtGACATCATTGAGTCTATGCTCGCTGccggcatagtaacatagtaacatagttagtaaggccgaaaaaagacatttgtccatccagttcagcctatattccatcataataaatccccagatctacgtccttctacagaacctaattgtatgatacaatattgttctgctccaggaagacatccaggcctctcttgaacccctcgactgagttcgccatcaccacctcctcaggcaagcaattccagattctcactgccctaacagtaaagaatcctcttctatgttggtggaaaaaccttctctcctccagacgcaaagaatgcccccttgtgcccgtcaccttccttggtataaacagatcctcagcgagatatttgtattgtccccttatatacttatacatggttattagatcgcccctcagtcgtc
This region of Ranitomeya imitator isolate aRanImi1 chromosome 1, aRanImi1.pri, whole genome shotgun sequence genomic DNA includes:
- the LOC138652748 gene encoding uncharacterized protein isoform X4 encodes the protein MVPERKKEILKDIRTRWRSVRDRFKKNVQEQERSGSAPKVKKCPHYDNLQFLLSIRELQETKGNHVEDSQGQGSMTEESTSIISSCKDIKGPASSVSQAAVDCTPNIFSQTQDRRGSNVRAIRRQAVRRCQQRTKTLRQTAEATAVTQKAMQFLHRMDSNDNWDYFCASIADGFRKVPAENQWACASVMCTVVNLFQKYRHTINSCEIATGIKEIAERQLQSQINSGQQQTNFNYPDPNLTAFTAPHASSFPAPHSSSFPAPHASSLPGPHFSFPATHSSSTPNSFLQTSTLSSLHSPLSTASSSQPDFVPNISSPSDSATSVTPTDNLPEPTLHTLN
- the LOC138652748 gene encoding uncharacterized protein isoform X2, with the translated sequence MFRADRRAGKISKKNLVPKQRMASYDRMTINVHRLILLVHNSPILWDPTCDDYSNRVKRDDAWDKVVAELYPECLGMVPERKKEILKDIRTRWRSVRDRFKKNVQEQERSGSAPKVKKCPHYDNLQFLLSIRELQETKGNHVEDSQGQGSMTEESTSIISSCKDIKGPASSVSQAAVDCTPNIFSQTQDRRGSNVRAIRRQAVRRCQQRTKTLRQTAEATAVTQKAMQFLHRMDSNDNWDYFCASIADGFRKVPAENQWACASVMCTVVNLFQKYRHTINSCEIATGIKEIAERQLQSQINSGQQQTNFNYPDPNLTAFTAPHASSFPAPHSSSFPAPHASSLPGPHFSFPATHSSSTPNSFLQTSTLSSLHSPLSTASSSQPDFVPNISSPSDSATSVTPTDNLPEPTLHTLN
- the LOC138652748 gene encoding uncharacterized protein isoform X1 produces the protein MVSLFKKTRDNKFYVFIYFCTGKISKKNLVPKQRMASYDRMTINVHRLILLVHNSPILWDPTCDDYSNRVKRDDAWDKVVAELYPECLGMVPERKKEILKDIRTRWRSVRDRFKKNVQEQERSGSAPKVKKCPHYDNLQFLLSIRELQETKGNHVEDSQGQGSMTEESTSIISSCKDIKGPASSVSQAAVDCTPNIFSQTQDRRGSNVRAIRRQAVRRCQQRTKTLRQTAEATAVTQKAMQFLHRMDSNDNWDYFCASIADGFRKVPAENQWACASVMCTVVNLFQKYRHTINSCEIATGIKEIAERQLQSQINSGQQQTNFNYPDPNLTAFTAPHASSFPAPHSSSFPAPHASSLPGPHFSFPATHSSSTPNSFLQTSTLSSLHSPLSTASSSQPDFVPNISSPSDSATSVTPTDNLPEPTLHTLN